In a genomic window of Cyclopterus lumpus isolate fCycLum1 chromosome 13, fCycLum1.pri, whole genome shotgun sequence:
- the wdr81 gene encoding WD repeat-containing protein 81 codes for MDWLMRAVEKDLGVDRRQQGPGPRPRELTALVPMRWVMGLRERRIMRCARFDSVSEPEIRTYLQCSQAKLPPGWTRVCIQGLRKSKLSYRLARDPCHQQIECTSQDSYVKSMQYVSQHNVRNLWRDAHSKLVQAYLGANEQMHVAAVDAVRQALQKLFNSTFISADRMSPSLSPAREKEKENYLPSSSSCFSKSQSDHLCPNVLPADCLLETAEMLYVILPYTQYSLHDIVSFSPAKLANSHAKVLFILYQLLIALQGCHAAGLSCGELSLQDIAVDEQLCSRLKLNLAHYEELGPEGDANSDVTGKLVPKSVLPRNNSCVSQENKRLCKDCFDELKKLVLDWVHGRVSNFHYLMELNKLAGRREGDPNYHPVLPWVVDFTVPFGKFRDLRRSKFRLNKGDKQLDFTYEMTKEALAAAVGNGVGGGGVGGDLGGSVGAGGAGPSDHLHVPHHISDVLSDITYYVYKARKTPKSVLCSHVRSQWEPNEYPASMERMQSWTPDECIPEFYTDPSIFRSIHPDMPDLDVPSWCKSCEEFIEVHRRLLESRDVSQYLHHWIDLTFGYKLSGKEAVKAKNVCLHLVDNHTNLTTYGVVQLFEQPHPPRLSPSQYAPAEPPLLGLAALNVPSLHIPQIDSVADTVDGLVPESTGCESSGWTMVDREEELEQGMEALDSLASTGSSSSASGSVPVPSISTAGGKMGGEHTALIVSQSPSSFPGEFTSGFGPGLRSALLQRGGPTNKKHVEGTVTTANAEEIKILLPEGFNPLQPLDELEKLNNFLVKSLYAEVGHPDCTRDGVIIESLPSLTQLYQRDMQAFGVLIVEIFYPSKLRRMKPGTPLRQRFQAVIKLCSASLRDVPLSLHYALKTLLLLEKHSGLAQSEEPDCPRPLLFKYEPICDGLPPPNPCQLLNSIISPFPFPSYFAPLHRFIFSYQAKMETTCSLQGRDVVFHLWQQLETLLRGNITAEGLEILLPFILALMLEESTAVYAAWYLFEPISRVLGPRNASKYLLKPLITVYENPHYLRGRFYLYTDCFILQLIVRLGLQAFLSSLLPHVLQVITGFESCISGSSGEACKGLRGGTCNLEEEEDFQCGEVRPSSGSVSGNMGGGSGASGGVGGVGETGMVDYSSGISLSDQVFLSEAEDFQNGFYDNGAGVAAGKQQSQNSAVKDQDQESQSVGKLSDKSSTSELSLGDGDSMRDRVSLKSADSSQDLKQASEGEEGGELEEEELTETTEGQEGTDDPTAANLELTLSGCTEASGVTVATLEGEFVNGMALEQTEKGIVGEQEEDDHDASDESGEKEQKILLDTVCKTVRWLSAKLGPTVTSRYVAKNLLRLLTNCYIGLEKHQFVAVASEESGLESVGMGSVYEKKPVVGDQTAGPVLDCLIYIAQLYGEPVLTYQYLPYIGYLVSPPSSQRLNTRKEASLLGAVALTQKIIVFLSDTTLMDMLMKINQDVLLPLLDLLTTPRMGFPSGVQTRTAVCLKTLSLMALICLRIGREMVQQHMADTLRRFFAVFSLLHFLQPQLDSAPCRVVGEVTVVEVCTPEKTNVTYELGVLEELQTVFNPEMAHASYIPFYCLIGDMAIRKLVPNHELVWQLAQSYHQSLHQGSSEMSKVELPPSSTGVSSSFGRRIGCSPFPAPETNSTMMGDSLIESGTFGSHLVGNRIQVFRDTDYDSSRNLGLANSWGRSNRTPPIITTASSFTTPSFGTASFSSWMTGPTPEDSALKQELPRSGRSLQGNWLAYWQYEIGLNQQDPHFHFHQIRLQSFLGHSGTIKCLAPLAGEDYFLSGSKDKTVKLWPLYNHGDGTQEVEPSVTYNDHRKSIFYVGQLEASQEVVSCDGTVHLWDQYTGKQIRSYEAVDGKNPITAVTTMPAPHSSVVFGSADSILRFIDPRKPGLQHEFRLAYSNVNAGLIRYLAVSPSGRTVAAGFSSGFIVLLDARTGLVLKGWPAHEGDILQMKAAEGNLVVSSSTDYTIAVWKDLEHKPLRQYKSQSDPIHAFDLYGSEIVTGTVANKIGVYSMADISLSPVSSTKLSSENFRGTLTSLAVLPTKRLLLLGSENGAIRLLA; via the exons ATGGATTGGCTGATGCGTGCTGTTGAGAAAGACTTGGGGGTTGACCGGCGGCAGCAAGGCCCGGGTCCCCGTCCCAGGGAGCTCACTGCCCTTGTTCCTATGCGCTGGGTGATGggtctgagggagaggaggatcaTGCGCTGTGCCCGCTTTGACAGCGTCAGTGAGCCAGAAATTCGCACCTACCTTCAGTGTTCCCAGGCAAAGTTGCCCCCAGGCTGGACACGAGTGTGCATTCAGGGTCTGAGAAAAAGCAAGCTGAGCTACAGATTGGCCAGAGACCCATGCCATCAACAAATAGAGTGCACGTCACAAGATTCTTATGTCAAAAGCATGCAGTATGTGTCGCAACATAATGTCAG GAATCTGTGGCGTGACGCTCATTCCAAACTTGTGCAAGCATATTTGGGAGCCAATGAGCAGATGCATGTTGCAGCTGTAGATGCAGTGCGTCAGGCTTTACAGAAGCTCTTCAATTCCACATTCATCTCAGCTGACAGAATGTCACCATCTCTTTCTCCAGctagagagaaggagaaagaaaactacTTGCCATCCAGTTCATCTTGCTTTTCCAAGTCCCAGTCAGACCATCTGTGTCCCAATGTTCTGCCTGCAGATTGTCTGCTGGAGACGGCAGAGATGCTCTATGTTATTCTACCTTATACTCAGTATTCACTCCATGATATTGTCTCCTTTAGCCCAGCCAAGCTCGCTAACAGCCACGCCAAAGTGTTGTTCATTCTCTACCAGTTACTAATTGCCCTACAGGGATGTCATGCAGCAGGTCTGTCTTGTGGAGAGCTCTCCCTGCAGGACATCGCTGTAGATGAGCAGCTCTGCAGTCGTCTCAAGCTCAACCTAGCCCATTATGAGGAACTGGGGCCAGAAGGGGATGCCAACAGCGATGTTACTGGCAAACTAGTGCCAAAAAGTGTTCTGCCAAGGAACAACTCATGTGTGAGCcaagaaaacaaaagactttGCAAAGACTGCTTTGATGAGCTTAAGAAGTTGGTTCTGGACTGGGTCCATGGACGAGTCAGTAACTTCCACTACTTGATGGAACTGAACAAGTTAGCAGGACGGCGAGAAGGAGACCCTAATTATCACCCAGTGCTGCCATGGGTGGTTGATTTCACTGTGCCATTTGGAAAATTCCGAGACCTCAGGAGGTCGAAGTTCAGGCTGAACAAAGGGGATAAGCAGCTGGACTTCACATATGAGATGACCAAAGAGGCTTTGGCTGCTGCAGTGGGTAATGGGGTTGGTGGAGGTGGTGTAGGTGGGGACCTTGGTGGCTCTGTAGGTGCAGGTGGTGCTGGACCGTCTGACCATCTCCATGTACCTCATCACATATCCGATGTGCTCTCGGACATAACCTACTATGTCTACAAAGCGCGAAAGACACCCAAGTCAGTGTTGTGCAGCCATGTTAGATCCCAGTGGGAGCCGAATGAATACCCAGCGAGCATGGAGCGCATGCAGAGCTGGACCCCCGATGAGTGCATTCCAGAGTTCTACACAGATCCCTCCATTTTCCGCTCAATCCACCCCGACATGCCAGACCTGGATGTGCCTTCCTGGTGCAAGTCCTGTGAGGAGTTTATTGAGGTCCATCGGCGCCTTCTGGAGAGCAGAGACGTGTCCCAATACTTGCATCACTGGATAGATCTCACATTTGGGTATAAGCTTTCCGGTAAAGAAGCTGTCAAGGCCAAGAACGTGTGCCTGCACCTGGTGGACAACCACACTAATCTGACTACCTATGGTGTAGTTCAGCTGTTTGAACAGCCTCACCCGCCACGTTTATCTCCTTCCCAGTACGCCCCAGCAGAACCTCCCCTCCTTGGCCTTGCTGCTCTTAATGTGCCTTCGCTACACATCCCTCAAATCGACTCTGTGGCTGACACTGTGGATGGACTGGTGCCAGAGTCAACAGGGTGTGAGTCCAGTGGCTGGACCATGgtagacagagaggaagagcttGAACAAGGTATGGAAGCGCTGGACTCATTAGCATCCACTGGCTCATCCAGCTCTGCTTCCGGCTCTGTGCCAGTGCCGAGCATCAGTACGGCAGGAGGGAAGATGGGAGGAGAGCACACAGCACTTATTGTATCGCAGTCCCCGAGTTCATTCCCTGGTGAATTCACAAGCGGCTTCGGCCCTGGTTTACGCAGTGCCTTGTTACAAAGAGGTGGGCCAACGAACAAAAAACATGTGGAGGGGACTGTGACCACTGCCAATGCAGAGGAAATCAAGATCCTCCTCCCTGAAGGCTTCAACCCGCTGCAGCCTTTGGATGAGTTGGAGAAGTTGAACAATTTCCTGGTAAAGAGTCTGTACGCTGAAGTGGGGCATCCTGACTGCACGAGAGACGGTGTCATAATTGAATCTCTACCCTCTCTTACACAGCTCTATCAAAGAGACATGCAGGCCTTCGGTGTTCTCATCGTTGAGATATTCTACCCCTCTAAACTGAGAAGAATGAAACCAGGCACCCCCCTGAGACAGCGTTTCCAAGCCGTTATCAAGCTATGCTCTGCCAGCCTACGTGATGTGCCACTATCTTTGCATTATGCTCTTAAGACACTGCTGCTACTAGAGAAGCACTCTGGATTAGCACAAAGCGAAGAACCAGATTGCCCTCGCCcactgctttttaaatatgaacCCATCTGCGACGGTCTTCCTCCCCCAAACCCCTGCCAGTTATTGAACTCGATCATCTCGCCCTTTCCCTTCCCTTCCTATTTTGCACCACTTCATCGGTTTATCTTTTCCTACCAAGCCAAGATGGAGACCACATGTAGTCTTCAAGGAAGAGATGTTGTCTTTCACCTGTGGCAGCAGCTTGAGACACTGCTGCGGGGTAACATCACAGCCGAGGGCCTCGAGATTCTCTTGCCCTTCATCCTAGCCCTCATGCTTGAGGAGTCCACTGCCGTCTATGCTGCCTGGTACCTTTTTGAGCCCATCTCCCGAGTACTGGGTCCCAGAAATGCAAGCAAGTACTTGCTGAAGCCACTGATCACTGTTTATGAAAACCCTCACTACCTGCGTGGACGTTTCTATCTCTACACAGACTGTTTCATACTGCAGCTGATAGTGAGGCTCGGCCTGCAGGCCTTTTTATCCAGCCTACTCCCTCATGTGCTGCAGGTCATCACTGGTTTTGAGAGCTGCATCTCAGGCTCGAGCGGGGAGGCTTGCAAAGGGCTAAGGGGTGGCACATGTAAccttgaagaggaagaggactttCAGTGCGGCGAGGTGCGGCCATCTTCTGGGTCTGTTAGCGGGAATATGGGAGGTGGCAGTGGGGCCAGTGGAGGAGTCgggggagtgggagagacaGGGATGGTCGATTACTCCTCTGGCATCAGTCTCAGTGATCAAGTGTTTCTGTCAGAGGCAGAGGACTTTCAGAATGGGTTCTATGACAATGGAGCAGGGGTGGCTGCTGGGAAACAGCAGAGCCAGAACTCTGCAGTTAAGGATCAAGACCAGGAGTCCCAAAGTGTGGGTAAACTAAGTGACAAAAGCAGCACAAGTGAGCTCTCACTGGGTGATGGAGACTCAATGCGAGATCGAGTCAGTCTCAAATCAGCTGACAGCAGCCAGGACCTGAAACAGGCTagtgagggagaagagggaggagagctggaggaagaggagttgaCTGAGACTACTGAGGGTCAAGAGGGGACAGATGACCCTACTGCTGCCAACCTGGAGCTAACGCTTTCTGGTTGCACAGAAGCCTCAGGAGTTACAGTTGCTACTCTGGAGGGTGAGTTTGTGAATGGAATGGCACTGGAACAGACTGAGAAAGGCATCgtgggagagcaggaggaggatgaccaTGATGCATCTGATGAGTCTGGGGAGAAAGAGCAAAAGATTCTTCTAG ATACAGTCTGCAAAACAGTTCGGTGGCTGTCGGCAAAGCTTGGACCAACAGTGACTTCTCGATACGTCGCCAAAAATTTGCTGCGATTGCTCACAAATTGTTACATTG GGCTGGAGAAACACCAGTTTGTGGCCGTTGCATCGGAGGAGAGCGGTCTGGAGAGTGTGGGAATGGGCAGTGTGTATGAGAAGAAACCTGTTGTTGGTGACCAGACGGCTGGACCTGTGCTGGACTGTCTCATCTACATAGCTCAACTTTATGGAGAGCCTGTACTAACTTACCAGTACCTGCCTTATATAGGGTATCTG GTTTCTCCACCTTCTTCGCAGCGTCTTAACACGCGTAAGGAGGCAAGTCTGCTTGGAGCGGTTGCACTTACACAGAAGAtcattgtctttctctctgacacCACTCTAATGGACATGCTTATGAAGATCAACCAGGATGTGCTCCTCCCACTACTGGACTTGCTCACCACCCCCCGCATGGG GTTCCCCAGCGGGGTGCAGACACGCACTGCCGTCTGTCTCAAGACACTCAGCCTGATGGCTCTCATCTGCCTGCGCATCGGGAGGGAGATGGTGCAACAGCATATGGCTGACACTCTGCGTCGGTTCTTTGCAGTTTTCTCTCTGCTGCATTTTTTGCAGCCTCAG CTGGACAGCGCCCCTTGCAGAGTTGTGGGAGAAGTCACGGTTGTGGAAGTCTGCACACCTGAAAAGACAAATGTGACATATGAGTTGGGTGTATTGGAGGAGCTACAGACTGTATTTAACCCTGAGATGGCCCATGCCTCCTACATCCCCTTCTACTGCCTCATAG GTGACATGGCAATACGGAAACTGGTTCCCAACCACGAGCTGGTCTGGCAGTTGGCCCAGTCCTACCACCAGAGTTTGCATCAGGGGAGTTCAGAGATGTCGAAGGTGGAGCTACCCCCGTCCTCCACGGGTGTTTCCTCCAGTTTTGGCAGACGCATTGGTTGCAGCCCATTCCCTGCACCTGAGACTAACTCCACCATGATGGGAGACTCCCTCATTGAGTCGGGAACGTTTGGGAGCCACCTGGTAGGAAACCGTATCCAAGTGTTCCGGGACACTGATTATGACAGTAGCCGGAATCTGGGCTTGGCCAACTCTTGGGGACGCTCCAACCGTACCCCCCCCATCATCACCACGGCCTCCAGCTTCACCACTCCATCCTTTGGCACggcttccttctcctcctggaTGACCGGCCCTACCCCAGAGGACAGTGCGCTAAAGCAGGAGCTCCCTCGCAGTGGCCGTTCTCTGCAGGGCAACTGGCTGGCCTACTGGCAGTACGAGATTGGCCTCAACCAACAGGATCCACATTTTCACTTCCACCAGATACGTCTGCAGAGTTTCCTGGGTCACTCTGGCACCATAAAGTGTTTGGCACCTCTGGCAGGAGAGGATTACTTCCTCTCTGGAAGTAAAGACAAGACTGTAAAGCTTTGGCCCCTCTATAACCATGGCGATGGAACACAGGAGGTGGAGCCTAGTGTGACGTATAACGACCATCGAAAGTCAATCTTCTATGTTGGACAGCTAGAGGCGTCGCAGGAGGTCGTCAGCTGCGATGGAACTGTGCACCTGTGGGACCAGTATACAG GCAAACAGATCCGCTCATATGAGGCAGTGGATGGGAAGAATCCCATCACAGCTGTCACCACCATGCCAGCACCACACTCCAGCGTTGTGTTTGGCAGTGCAGATTCTATTCTCCGCTTCATCGATCCTCGCAAACCTGGATTGCAG CATGAATTTCGTCTGGCATACAGCAATGTGAATGCTGGCCTCATCCGCTACCTGGCAGTGAGCCCTTCAGGGCGCACCGTGGCTGCAGGTTTCTCATCTGGCTTCATTGTTCTGCTCGATGCACGCACCGGACTCGTTCTGAAGGGCTGGCCGGCTCATGAGGGAGATATCCTCCAAATGAAG